One Streptosporangium becharense genomic window, GGCCAGGTCAGCCGCCGCCTCCAGAAGCCTCTGGCAGTGGTCGGTCATGGAGTCGCGGAACCCGGGCGGGGTGTGCAGTGGCATTTCGTAGATCCACGGCGGGCACGCGTGGACGATCCGCAGCGCGCACCCGCGCCGCACTGCGTCGTCGGCGGCCCACTCGACCGCGGCTTGGGAGGAAGGCGAGCCGTCCGCACCCACCGTTACGTGTGCTGTCATGTCATCCTCCTGGGTTCTCCCTTCCATCCGACCCCTCCGACAGAGTTTCGCGCAGCGGCCGGAGGACCTGACCGCCAGGGACTTCCGGCCCTCAACCTCTCCCCCTTCGGCCGGTGGGACGGGGAAGACGGCAAACGGCCCGCGGAGGCAGGAGCCGTCAGCCTCTTGTCGGGAGGATCCCGAGGGGCGAACACATGACGACACCGGGTGACCCGGGCCGCCGGGTGGGCGGGCGGCGTGAGGGCCCGGGGTCGTCCCGCCGAGGGGAGCCGGGCCCCATGTCCGTATGAGGACGCACCGTCAACCCGCCACGGCGGCGAACCGTCTCATAGGGACTCCATCCCCGACATCACGGAGGACCCGACGGTGCGTCTGTCTCAAGCTCTCGCCACCACCGCCCTCCTCACGTTCCTCACCGCATGCGGTGGAGGGACGGACAGCGCGGCGCCGGTTGTGACCGTCACCGCAACCCAGCCGGCCCCCACCTCGCCGGCGGAGCAGCCGACCGCAGAAGACGAGGAGGAGCCGACGCCGCCAGCGGAGCAGCCGGTCGAAGCAGAGAGGAGGACCCTGCCGAACGTGGTCGGGATGAACCTGCAGGAGGGACAGGACACGATGCAGGCCGCCGGGTTCTACATCCTCAACGACAAGGACGCCACAGGGCGGAACCGGTTCCAGATCTCCGATCGCAACTGGGTGATCACCAAGCAGACCCCGGCCGCGGGCCGGAAGGTGTCCGTTGACACGTTGGTCACCCTCTATGCGAAGAAGATCGGCGAGTAGTCCGAGCCTCCCTGCAGATGAACGCGAAACCGAAGGCGAACTCTGCGAGATCCGGCCCCTCCCATGTAGACCGAGAATTCGGGTGGACGGAGGGCACGGCCGGAATACGCCCGGCAAGGGTCTTCCAGGTGACAGCCCTCGACGGGCCGTCACCGAGGACTGTCTCATCTCTGATGAGATCACCTTTCCGGTGAAGGCGCTGATGACAGCGGCACGGCGGTGAAGGTCGCCCATTCGTACATCTGCAGGTCCCGTCCCGGCACGATCAGCTCCGCGCTGCGTATCGGGGCAACCACAGGAGCCGCATCGACTGCGGAGCACCGTCGAGACCGGGGCCGCGGGGCCGTCCGCGTTGTCATGGGTGATCGTCACGCGGGGAGCGAAGCCGTCCGCGGGCTCGGGAACCTGCGGCCACAACATCGCTGATCGCCGCGCGGATCGCGTCTCGCACCGCTGCGGGCGAGGCGGCGATGCGGGCCGCGCTGGTCGAGAAGTACAACACCGTGCGCCCGTTCCTGCGGCTGCTGGGCGAGTCCAAGGCGCTGTCGGCGGCGCCGGGCGGGCGCCGAGCGCTGGCCGCGGTACGCCGGCTGCCGGAGCTGTCGCGACGGCAGGTCAGCAAGAGGCCGCTGCTGCCCAAGGAGATCGACGCCGCGCTGGTGGCCGCGTCGTGGAAGCGGGCGGTGTATGCCAACCCGGACCTGCCTCAAGGGCGGTGGATCGTGACGCGTACGTCGTGTGCGTGCTGGAGCACCTGATTCGGTCCCTGACGATCAGGGATGTGTTCGCCTCGCCGTCGCTGCGCTGGGCTGACCCGCGCGCGCATCTGCTGGCCGGGGCGCAGTGGGAGGCGATTGCCCAGGACGTGCTGGCCTCCCTGTCGCTTACCGATCCCGTCCAGAAGCATCTGAACGACAAGGTCTTGGCCCTGGACGCGGCCTGGAAGCAGATGGCCGCCCGGCTGGAGGAAGCGGCGAGGACGCGCTGGTCTCGGTGGTGACCCCGGCCGGCGGCGGTCGGGCCCGGCTGTCGGTGGAGAAGCTCGGCGCGCTCGGCGAGAGCGAGTCGCTGGCATGGCTACGGGCGACCTGCCAGGCCATGCTGCCCCGCATCGACCTGCCCGAGCTACTGCTGGAAGTGCACGCCTGGACCGGGTTCCTGGACGCCTACGTGCACCTGGCCGACATCTCCACCCGCATGAACGACCTGCCGAGATCGCTGGTGGCGCTGCTGATCAGCGATGCCTGCAATGTCGAATTGACACCCGTGATCAAGGCCGGGGACGAGGCGCTGACCCGGGGCCGGCTCCCCCACGTGGACCAGAACTACGTCCGCGGCGAGACGCACGCCGCAGCCAACGCGATCCTGATCGAGCACCAGGGCCGGGTGCCGATCGTCGCGGCGTGGGGCGGCGGGCTGCTGGCCTCGGTGGACGGGCTGCGCTTCGTCGTCCCGGTCAAGACGATCAACGCCGGGCCCTCACCCAAGTACTTTGGCTATAAAAGGGGTCTGACCTGGCCCAACGCAGTAAATGATCAAGTGGCGGGGATCGGGCAGATGGTCGTGCCCGGCACGCCCCGCGATTCCCTCTACATCCTGGACTGCCTGATCAACCTGGATGCCGGGCCGAACCCCGAGGTGGTCACGACGGACCAGGCCAGCGACAGCGACATGGTGTTCGGGATCTTCTCCATGCTCGGCTACCGGTTCGCGCCCCGCTTCGCCGACCTGGGCGACCAGCGGTTCTGGCGGGCCGACCTGCCCGGCGGCAGTACTGGCGACTACGGAGTGCTGGAGGCGATCGCCCGGAACAAGGTGAACACCAAGAAGGTGCTCACACAGTGGCCGGACATGGTGCGGGTCGCCGGGTCGCTGGTGACCAACCAGGGGGGGCTCACCCAAGGCCGGGTAGTTAGGGTTTCTGGCCTGCTGGCAAGGGGCCGGGGGAAGCCGTGGTCGCGGTGTAGATGCCGTGGCCGATCTTGCGGATGAGGCCGCGTTCGGCCCAGCGAGACAGCTGCCGGTACATCGTGTTCAGGGTGATGTCGCCGAGGTGGAGGGCGATGTCGCGGGGGTGCCAGAGCCGGTCGGGATGTTCGTGGATCAGTGTCAGGACGCGGTGGTGGCGGCGCTTGTTCGGGGTGGTGTGCCGGTCGTCGCGGGAGGCGGTGGGGAGTGTGGGCGGGGGATCGAGGAGGGTGATATCGAGGCTGGTGACGGCGCGGCTGCGATCGGGTCTGCCGTCGGGGCGGCGTTCTTTGTAGCGGGACATGGGTGACTTGACCTTGCGGGTGCTCACGCGCGGGCGGCGCGGTGGGAGCAGGGCGGTCAAGGTGGCGTGGCCGATGGCGCCGACCAGGTCCGTCCCGTCGGTGATCACACCGGTGGCCTGGAGGACTTGGTCGCGGGCGGTCTGGAAGGCGATGGTGAAGGAGCAGCGGTCGGGGTCGGTGCCGGGGCGGGACTCGGCCGCGTCCACCATCACCGTGCGCAGCAGTTGGTAGAGCGTGAGCAGGGCCCACATCTCCTGTTCCAGGCCAGGGCGGTCGCC contains:
- a CDS encoding PASTA domain-containing protein, with translation MTVTATQPAPTSPAEQPTAEDEEEPTPPAEQPVEAERRTLPNVVGMNLQEGQDTMQAAGFYILNDKDATGRNRFQISDRNWVITKQTPAAGRKVSVDTLVTLYAKKIGE